A genomic stretch from Anoplolepis gracilipes chromosome 16, ASM4749672v1, whole genome shotgun sequence includes:
- the LOC140674476 gene encoding uncharacterized protein isoform X3, giving the protein MLLAQLVSEEAIENKKTGASDLKDKVDAWERITKKFARISEECTLRSSKQLKKCWDNMKQRKRKLNTTKRHERLMTGGGPASVQPNDPVMAFMDATNANLDVEIDCPFDSTAVFEKEYNVKMDYASERIVIEDESEKENENIDDICHEDYIHQNILSTSFSTPKEKIATSKNSTSVEKRATSSINNASEKKVTNIRDEKELRLIKIREAIEQQRELHRKKIKIAETEEQIVLVKLLKEEEALKSNTCK; this is encoded by the exons CAGATCTAAAAGATAAGGTGGATGCATGGgaaagaattacaaaaaaatttgctagAATTAGCGAAGAATGTACGCTTCGCTCTAGCAAACAGCTGAAAAAATGCTGGGATAATATGAAACAaag aaaacgaaaattaaataCGACAAAGCGGCACGAACGGCTTATGACAGGTGGAGGTCCTGCATCAGTACAACCGAATGATCCAGTGATGGCATTCATGGATGCAACAAATGCAAATTTAGATGTCGAAATTGATTGCCCATTCGACAGCACAGCAGTATTTGAGAAAGAAT ATAATGTAAAGATGGATTATGCGTCTGAAAGAATAGTCATCGAAGATGAaagtgagaaagagaatgagaaCATTGATGATATCTGTCATGAAGATTATatccatcaaaatattttatctacatcATTTAGCAcaccaaaagaaaaaatagctACTTCAAAGAATAGCACATCAGTAGAAAAAAGGGCCACATCAAGCATAAACAATGcatcagaaaaaaaagtcaCT aatatccGTGACGAAAAAGAGTtacgattaataaaaatacgcgAAGCAATTGAGCAACAGCGCGAGCttcatcgtaaaaaaataaagattgctGAAACAGAGGAGCAGATTGTTCTTGTAAAACTTTTGAAGGAGGAAGAAGCGCTCAAGAGtaatacatgtaaataa
- the LOC140674413 gene encoding uncharacterized protein — translation MDKISEAINLTKEVQVFLWSDSTITLNWITSPSRKWTVFIANRVGEIQRVTDINSWRHVSSANNPADILSRGLEPRNLLNASMWWHGPSFLAAQEDSWSDSDFKHLENVPELKGPFVALAKVQSVIIEELMRRISDLTKTCRVLAYCLRFYKVHRPDKLTPFISQAVVLFALDFMCKSV, via the coding sequence ATGGACAAGATTAGCGAGGCAATCAATTTAACGAAAGAAGTGCAAGTATTTCTATGGTCAGACTCCACAATAACACTCAACTGGATAACATCACCGTCCCGCAAGTGGACAGTTTTCATAGCCAACAGAGTCGGCGAAATACAGCGTGTCACTGACATTAACAGTTGGCGTCACGTCTCGTCAGCAAATAATCCCGCTGACATCTTATCAAGAGGACTTGAGCCCCGTAATTTGTTAAACGCATCAATGTGGTGGCACGGGCCAAGTTTTTTGGCGGCTCAGGAAGATAGCTGGTCGGACAGTGATTTCAAGCATCTAGAAAATGTCCCGGAATTGAAGGGACCATTTGTGGCACTTGCTAAAGTACAATCAGTGATTATCGAAGAACTAATGCGAAGAATTTCAGACTTAACAAAAACGTGTCGCGTGTTAGCTTATTGCTTAAGATTTTACAAGGTGCATAGGCCAGATAAACTCACGCCATTTATTTCGCAAGCCGTAGTACTTTTCGCTTTAGATTTTATGTGCAAGTCCGTCTAA